A part of Brassica rapa cultivar Chiifu-401-42 chromosome A05, CAAS_Brap_v3.01, whole genome shotgun sequence genomic DNA contains:
- the LOC103866797 gene encoding beta-glucosidase 27 gives MMPGKKIYAAKNSFGRSNFPEGFLFGTASSAYQYEGAVNDASRGLSVWDTFVRKHPERNCYSHADQAVEFYHHYKEDIQRMKDINMDSFRFSISWPRLFPHGKKSKGVNKEGIKFYNDLIDELLANGITPLATLFHWDTPQALEDEYNGFLSEKAVDDFRDFATICFEEFGDRVKYWVTLNEPWVYSIGGYDTGRKAPGRASNYMNEAALAGESGLEVYTVSHNLLLAHAEAVEVFRNNPKCKDGKIGIAHCPVWFEPYDSNCPDDHEAVERAMEFMFGWHMDPTVYGDYPQVMKRSIGKRLPSFTAAQSQKLKGSFDFVGVNYYSAFYVKNVTDVDHNTPNWRSDACIEWKKQNKAGEILGPRGVSEWDFLYPQGLRKFLNHAKNKYGSPKFMITENGHCDIDYEKKAKLSNLMDLQRTEYHEKHLQSIHQAIKEDGVQVEGYYAWSLLDNCEWNAGYGVRYGLFYVDYNNGLKRYPKMSAMWFKEFLKKEEIEDSEKEGLMLNSLVNKKRKRFLTSSGLPSCYIPKMSESSKALELFF, from the exons ATGATGCC AGGAAAGAAGATTTACGCAGCTAAGAACTCGTTTGGCCGATCCAATTTCCCTGAAGGCTTCTTGTTCGGGACCGCCTCATCGGCTTACCAATACGAAGGAGCCGTGAACGATGCATCTCGGGGGCTAAGTGTTTGGGATACTTTTGTCCGCAAGCATCCAG AAAGGAATTGTTACTCTCATGCGGACCAAGCAGTGGAGTTTTATCACCATTACAAGGAGGATATCCAACGAATGAAAGATATCAATATGGATTCATTCAGATTCTCAATCTCATGGCCTCGGCTTTTTCCTC ATGGAAAGAAAAGCAAAGGAGTGAACAAGGAGGGAATCAAATTCTACAACGACCTCATCGACGAACTCCTAGCCAACG GAATCACACCTCTAGCGACTTTGTTCCATTGGGATACTCCACAAGCCTTAGAAGATGAATACAACGGGTTTTTAAGCGAAAAAGCTGT TGATGATTTCCGCGATTTTGCTACCATATGTTTTGAGGAATTTGGCGACCGTGTGAAATATTGGGTGACACTAAATGAGCCATGGGTTTACAGTATTGGTGGTTACGATACAGGGAGAAAAGCTCCTGGCCGCGCCTCTAATTACATGAACGAAGCAGCTTTAGCCGGTGAATCTGGTCTGGAGGTGTACACTGTTAGTCACAATCTACTCTTAGCTCATGCTGAAGCTGTTGAAGTCTTCAGAAATAACCCAAAG TGTAAAGATGGAAAAATCGGTATTGCACATTGTCCGGTCTGGTTCGAACCTTACGACTCGAACTGTCCTGATGATCACGAAGCAGTTGAGCGTGCCATGGAATTTATGTTTGGGTG GCATATGGATCCAACGGTCTATGGAGATTATCCACAAGTCATGAAAAGATCAATAGGAAAAAGATTACCGTCGTTTACTGCAGCTCAATCTCAGAAATTAAAAGGATCTTTTGACTTCGTGGGAGTAAATTATTACAGTGCCTTTTACGTTAAAAATGTTACTGACGTCGATCATAACACTCCAAATTGGAGATCCGACGCATGCATCGAATGGAAAA AACAAAACAAAGCTGGAGAAATTTTGGGACCTAGAGGTGTTTCAGAATGGGACTTTTTATACCCGCAAGGATTAAGAAAGTTTCTAAATCATGCAAAAAACAAATACGGAAGCCCTAAATTTATGATAACTGAAAATG GACATTGCGATATTGACTATGAAAAGAAAGCTAAACTCTCGAATCTGATGGATCTTCAGAGGACAGAGTACCATGAAAAACATCTCCAAAGCATCCACCAGGCCATCAA GGAGGATGGTGTTCAAGTAGAAGGGTACTATGCATGGTCATTGCTTGACAATTGCGAATGGAACGCTGGTTATGGTGTTAGATACGGACTATTTTACGTAGACTACAACAATGGTTTAAAACGTTATCCAAAAATGTCGGCAATGTGGTTCAAAGAGTTTttgaagaaagaagagattgaAGATTCCGAGAAAGAAGGATTAATGTTGAACTCTCTTGTTaataagaagaggaagagattcTTAACATCTTCTGGTTTGCCTTCCTGTTATATACCTAAGATGTCCGAATCCTCTAAAGCCCTTGAACTCTTTTTCTAA